Proteins encoded together in one Sulfuricurvum sp. IAE1 window:
- a CDS encoding YfaZ family outer membrane protein: MLKTIMMLLAMGASAFAAHQIEANVNNRDVEGQIRLDMGRMGNAMSNTYIGARFLNGDNNNSETARDLDPLAEVSFMVEQYVRGVPGLKVGLGIKGEYTQIDGRRYAAIPLGVEAELRLPLNTPFPFYLGGALYYAPSVLSFKEGDGYLETRIHLDAAVIDNGRLEVGYRNIDTDLENRNVTYNDSWYFGLRLDF; this comes from the coding sequence ATGCTAAAAACGATTATGATGTTACTGGCGATGGGTGCGAGCGCGTTCGCGGCCCATCAGATCGAAGCAAACGTCAACAACCGCGACGTCGAAGGACAGATCCGCCTGGATATGGGACGGATGGGGAATGCGATGAGCAATACCTACATCGGGGCCCGTTTTCTCAACGGCGACAACAACAACAGCGAAACCGCCCGCGATCTCGATCCGCTGGCGGAGGTTTCATTTATGGTGGAACAGTATGTTCGCGGCGTTCCGGGATTGAAAGTGGGCCTTGGGATCAAAGGGGAATACACGCAGATTGACGGCAGACGATACGCGGCCATCCCGCTGGGGGTCGAAGCCGAGCTTCGGCTGCCGCTCAATACGCCGTTTCCGTTCTACCTGGGGGGAGCCCTTTATTATGCCCCTTCGGTACTGAGTTTCAAGGAAGGGGACGGATATCTCGAAACCCGCATCCATCTTGATGCCGCGGTGATCGACAACGGCCGCCTTGAAGTGGGGTACCGAAACATCGATACCGACCTTGAAAACCGCAACGTCACTTATAACGATTCGTGGTATTTCGGTCTTAGATTAGACTTTTAA
- the waaF gene encoding lipopolysaccharide heptosyltransferase II, protein MKLLIILPNWLGDALMATPAIEALCKIYPSAELTLVGSYVSLEALKHHPQCTRAYVDETKKGGNRFLNTYRFARLLGPHDMAITFRNQLHSSLLLRLSGTPITAARSSWHSRALVSHPIRTRPNTHLVEQYLDIAQTLSPQPLETGPLQLHIRAHRYARATLGINPGATYGSAKRWYPEKFADVARAFSDRYDIVIFGGPNETQMAEDIETRLDGISVTNLAGKTSVNELCAMIGGLDLFITNDSGPMHVAAAYQVPTVAVFGPTRHLETSQWKNEKSVIVRHEMECAPCMKRECPLGHHECMKGITAAEVIEAVKSLI, encoded by the coding sequence ATGAAACTCCTGATTATCCTTCCCAACTGGCTGGGCGACGCGCTCATGGCCACTCCCGCCATCGAAGCGCTCTGCAAGATTTATCCAAGTGCGGAACTGACCCTGGTCGGATCGTACGTGAGCCTCGAAGCGCTCAAACACCACCCGCAATGCACACGGGCCTACGTCGACGAAACGAAAAAAGGGGGGAACCGCTTTCTCAACACATACCGTTTCGCCCGCCTTCTGGGACCACACGATATGGCGATCACCTTTCGCAACCAACTTCACTCCTCGCTGCTGCTGCGCCTCAGCGGAACCCCGATCACCGCCGCCCGCTCGAGCTGGCATTCCCGCGCGCTGGTGTCGCATCCCATCAGAACGCGCCCAAACACCCATCTTGTCGAACAATACCTCGACATCGCCCAAACACTGAGCCCGCAACCCCTCGAAACCGGTCCGCTGCAACTTCACATTCGGGCGCATCGTTACGCCCGAGCGACCCTGGGGATCAATCCCGGGGCGACGTATGGCAGTGCCAAACGGTGGTATCCCGAAAAATTCGCCGACGTCGCCAGAGCGTTCAGCGACCGCTACGACATCGTGATCTTCGGCGGACCGAACGAAACGCAGATGGCCGAGGACATCGAAACGCGCCTGGACGGCATCAGCGTCACGAACCTGGCGGGCAAAACGTCGGTAAACGAACTTTGCGCCATGATCGGGGGGTTGGATCTGTTTATTACCAACGACAGCGGACCGATGCACGTCGCCGCGGCCTACCAGGTTCCGACAGTGGCCGTCTTCGGCCCGACCCGGCATCTTGAAACATCGCAATGGAAAAATGAAAAAAGCGTGATTGTACGTCACGAGATGGAGTGTGCGCCGTGCATGAAGCGCGAATGCCCGCTGGGGCATCACGAATGCATGAAGGGTATCACGGCCGCCGAAGTGATCGAAGCGGTTAAAAGTCTAATCTAA